Proteins from a single region of Sporosarcina sp. P33:
- a CDS encoding two-component system regulatory protein YycI, whose translation MDWNRTKTIFIIVFSILNVFLYWLYLDRQMGVGDMQVLGKTSVEETLRLENITYDPIPFSKKEVSYLSAHIATFSEEKLDKLSNQSFSWDEKSRLLSRMKKKVSIKNDEGELEFDEFLSKYVLKGEEYVLWELDEEDQRAVFFQRVKNETIFYSPNAMLIVHWDDDGKVTHYEQRMLEEFLSFNHKKDLLSQDDAVTSLVTRGYLQPDSTVMQVKSGYSTLVQLTETQVFAPTWNVQVKLKDGTIEHYFINAIEGKVIEFQPEMLEEQIE comes from the coding sequence GTGGATTGGAATAGAACCAAAACAATTTTCATCATCGTCTTCTCGATCTTGAACGTCTTCTTGTATTGGCTGTATCTGGATAGGCAAATGGGTGTTGGAGATATGCAAGTGCTCGGGAAAACATCCGTAGAAGAAACGCTTCGGCTTGAAAATATTACGTATGATCCAATCCCTTTTAGTAAAAAAGAGGTTTCTTATTTATCTGCTCATATCGCGACATTTTCAGAAGAAAAACTTGATAAGTTAAGCAACCAGTCATTCAGCTGGGATGAAAAGTCCAGATTACTGTCCCGCATGAAAAAGAAAGTAAGTATCAAGAATGATGAAGGTGAACTGGAGTTTGACGAGTTTTTGAGCAAATATGTGCTCAAAGGCGAAGAGTATGTACTATGGGAGCTGGATGAAGAAGATCAACGTGCTGTATTCTTTCAGCGTGTAAAAAATGAAACAATATTTTACAGTCCCAACGCCATGCTAATTGTCCATTGGGATGACGACGGGAAAGTCACGCATTATGAACAGCGCATGCTTGAGGAGTTTTTAAGCTTCAATCATAAAAAGGACTTGCTGTCGCAAGACGATGCAGTGACTTCGCTTGTTACTCGCGGCTATCTCCAACCTGATTCCACGGTAATGCAGGTGAAATCAGGTTATTCAACACTCGTTCAATTGACGGAGACCCAAGTATTTGCACCAACGTGGAACGTTCAGGTAAAATTGAAGGACGGAACGATTGAACATTACTTCATCAACGCGATTGAAGGAAAAGTCATCGAGTTCCAGCCGGAGATGTTAGAAGAACAAATAGAATAG
- a CDS encoding YycH family regulatory protein, translating into MGLKRIETIKSIVLLLLVSLSVLFTVTIWNYSPNYEPLEQSQTVDISISKKKTIDEIIKPYKLLTHLKDQVLGSVNTEKIDTILAEMNTWHLSNLQLVSQDMNKADIARVLRQPSQMTLYFPGEVPMLVYDNVLLVDDTSIPEATFNRLVIDWSRSTQAPVIHMLSEISGLHYQAQVTLPNKTSFLRNVVDVGQSFEEYAEIDRGNATFLAVPKNPVKVTRNTYYQEEINPLRFRDALFSDPNAVRRSQVDPTHEEYGDDHAFMNVNTEIKRLSYVMPAVESQEIAIPSELLLNTIDFVNEHGGWTDEFRYAYMNPISRYVKFQLYAEGLPVFSEHSGTNEITETWGDNRVFKYIRPYYSLDVNIEAVKEELPSGVEVAEALRESEELDFELIEEITPGYFMIHDVEKKLIILQPCWYYLIKDNWLRFMPGDLQGGGSSGLE; encoded by the coding sequence GTGGGATTGAAACGCATCGAAACAATTAAATCTATTGTGCTGTTGTTGCTCGTCTCGCTGAGCGTCCTGTTCACGGTTACGATCTGGAACTATTCGCCGAATTACGAACCGCTTGAGCAGTCACAAACTGTAGATATATCTATATCGAAGAAAAAGACAATTGATGAAATTATTAAGCCATATAAACTGCTTACCCATTTAAAAGATCAGGTGCTGGGTTCTGTAAATACGGAAAAGATTGATACCATTCTCGCTGAAATGAATACATGGCATCTGTCGAATTTGCAGCTGGTAAGCCAGGATATGAACAAAGCAGATATTGCGAGGGTCCTGAGGCAGCCCAGCCAGATGACACTTTATTTTCCCGGCGAAGTGCCTATGCTGGTCTATGATAATGTACTGCTTGTCGATGATACGAGTATACCGGAGGCCACATTTAACCGGCTCGTCATTGACTGGAGCCGATCGACGCAGGCACCAGTTATTCATATGCTAAGTGAGATCAGCGGCCTGCATTACCAGGCGCAAGTGACATTGCCGAATAAAACGAGCTTCTTGCGCAACGTAGTGGATGTGGGCCAGTCATTTGAGGAATATGCGGAAATCGACCGGGGCAATGCAACATTTCTGGCCGTGCCAAAAAATCCTGTAAAGGTTACACGCAATACGTATTATCAGGAAGAAATTAATCCGCTTCGATTCCGCGATGCACTGTTCAGTGATCCAAACGCAGTACGGCGGAGTCAGGTGGATCCGACCCACGAGGAATACGGGGACGACCATGCTTTTATGAATGTCAATACAGAGATCAAAAGGCTGAGTTATGTCATGCCCGCGGTGGAAAGCCAGGAAATTGCGATTCCATCCGAACTGCTGCTGAATACAATTGATTTTGTCAATGAACACGGCGGCTGGACTGATGAATTCCGCTATGCCTATATGAATCCAATATCCCGTTACGTAAAGTTTCAGCTGTACGCCGAGGGTTTGCCGGTCTTCAGCGAACATTCAGGCACGAATGAAATTACGGAGACGTGGGGGGATAACCGGGTCTTTAAGTATATACGTCCGTACTACTCATTGGACGTTAATATTGAGGCTGTAAAAGAGGAGCTGCCTTCAGGAGTGGAAGTGGCGGAAGCTTTGCGTGAATCAGAAGAGCTGGACTTTGAGCTGATCGAGGAAATCACACCGGGTTATTTCATGATTCATGACGTGGAGAAAAAACTGATTATTTTACAGCCATGCTGGTATTATCTGATCAAAGATAACTGGCTGCGCTTTATGCCGGGTGACTTGCAAGGAGGTGGATCGAGTGGATTGGAATAG
- the walK gene encoding cell wall metabolism sensor histidine kinase WalK, translating to MQKVGFFRSIQVKFVLIYVLLILVAMQIIGLYFARELEQTLKENFTNSIVDRMNLVEFSVREEITKKRKDDDPTLEQSLKNVLAEFTSDDIIEIRVINSKYRILASSSFENQTRVGQHSTNDNVRKSITSETIKDVVEIDPQSHNRVLSLAKPIFNGNEIVGSLYVEANIESVFQQIEEINRILAGAAAVSLTITIIVGIFIARAFTRPISDMRRQAQAMAKGNFTRKVKVYGMDEMGQLAIAFNHLTNQLQESQSTTESERRKLTSVLENMTDGVISTDRKGRISLINDSALQMLNVTNDLVINRPIASILGIEDEYTFEELIQLNESIPLDFSTEEQSYILRATISVTQRETGFVNGLIVVLHDNTEQEKIDMERREFVSNVSHELRTPLTTMRSYLEALAEGAYKNEEIAPNFLRVTQNETERMIRLVNDLLKLSRMDSKEYELNKEWVEFNRFFNAVIERFEFSKSQNVRFTRNLYSSSLFVEIDTDKLTQVLDNIISNALKYSPDGGEVRFGVTVSGDYIKVMISDDGMGIPKSNVNRIFDRFYRADRARSRALGGTGLGLAIAKEMIAAHKGDIWAQSEEGKGTTIFFKLPFEQQEDGEWD from the coding sequence ATGCAGAAAGTAGGGTTTTTCCGGTCAATTCAAGTCAAGTTTGTTTTGATTTATGTACTTCTCATACTTGTAGCCATGCAGATTATCGGGCTGTATTTTGCCCGTGAACTGGAACAAACACTGAAAGAAAACTTTACGAACTCGATTGTAGACCGGATGAACCTGGTCGAGTTCAGCGTTCGGGAAGAAATTACAAAAAAGCGTAAAGACGATGATCCGACACTGGAACAAAGCCTGAAAAACGTTCTGGCGGAGTTCACTTCAGATGATATTATTGAAATACGTGTAATTAACTCGAAATACCGTATTTTGGCATCGTCTTCATTTGAAAATCAAACGAGGGTCGGGCAGCATTCGACCAATGACAATGTGCGTAAGTCCATCACATCAGAGACGATAAAAGACGTCGTGGAAATTGATCCGCAGTCGCATAACCGGGTGCTCTCCCTCGCTAAACCGATCTTTAATGGCAATGAAATTGTAGGGTCCTTATACGTGGAAGCCAATATCGAGTCCGTCTTTCAGCAAATCGAAGAGATCAACCGAATATTGGCGGGAGCCGCGGCCGTCTCACTGACCATTACAATCATTGTGGGAATCTTCATTGCCCGGGCATTTACCCGTCCTATTTCGGATATGCGGCGGCAGGCACAGGCAATGGCAAAAGGGAATTTCACACGGAAAGTTAAAGTGTACGGAATGGACGAGATGGGTCAGCTGGCCATCGCCTTTAACCACTTGACCAATCAGCTGCAGGAATCACAATCTACAACAGAGAGTGAAAGGCGGAAACTGACATCCGTTCTTGAAAATATGACAGACGGTGTAATATCGACTGACCGTAAAGGTCGGATTAGCCTGATTAACGATTCTGCCCTGCAAATGCTGAATGTAACAAATGATCTGGTCATCAACCGTCCAATCGCCAGTATCCTTGGAATTGAAGATGAGTATACGTTTGAAGAGCTGATTCAACTAAATGAGTCAATACCGCTGGACTTCAGTACAGAAGAGCAATCATATATATTGCGGGCGACCATTTCTGTCACGCAGCGTGAAACTGGCTTTGTCAACGGTCTGATTGTCGTATTGCATGATAATACGGAGCAGGAGAAGATTGACATGGAACGCCGGGAATTTGTATCGAATGTATCCCATGAATTACGGACACCGCTGACAACAATGCGAAGTTACTTGGAAGCATTGGCTGAAGGGGCATATAAAAATGAAGAAATCGCCCCGAACTTTCTGCGTGTTACACAAAATGAAACAGAGCGGATGATTCGCCTGGTCAATGACCTGCTGAAACTATCCCGAATGGACAGCAAAGAATATGAACTGAACAAAGAATGGGTGGAATTCAACCGGTTCTTTAATGCAGTCATTGAGCGCTTTGAATTTTCCAAGTCGCAAAATGTCCGTTTTACACGAAACTTGTATTCGAGCAGTCTGTTTGTTGAAATTGATACCGACAAATTAACGCAAGTACTCGACAATATCATCTCCAATGCGCTGAAATATTCGCCAGACGGCGGAGAAGTCCGTTTTGGCGTGACTGTCTCGGGTGATTATATTAAAGTGATGATTTCAGATGACGGAATGGGAATCCCGAAATCCAATGTCAATCGTATTTTTGACCGTTTTTACCGTGCAGACCGTGCGCGTTCACGAGCACTCGGCGGAACAGGCCTCGGCCTGGCAATCGCGAAGGAAATGATTGCAGCGCACAAGGGAGATATTTGGGCACAAAGTGAAGAAGGGAAAGGCACAACCATTTTCTTTAAACTGCCCTTTGAACAACAAGAGGACGGTGAGTGGGATTGA
- the yycF gene encoding response regulator YycF, which translates to MQNKTIFVVDDEKPIADIIEFNLKKEGFNVFCAYDGEEAINRVEEIQPDLMLLDIMLPKHDGMEVCREVRKKYDFPIIMLTAKDSEIDKVLGLELGADDYVTKPFGTRELIARVKANLRRHAKTVAEDQEEETNDITVGQLVIQPDAYFVQKRGETIELTHREFELLYYLAKHIGQVMTREHLLQTVWGYDYFGDVRTVDVTIRRLREKIEDTPSHPSWIVTRRGVGYYLRDPEQE; encoded by the coding sequence ATGCAAAATAAAACAATATTTGTAGTAGACGATGAAAAACCCATCGCAGACATCATAGAATTCAACTTAAAGAAAGAGGGATTTAACGTTTTCTGCGCATATGACGGAGAAGAGGCCATTAACCGTGTAGAAGAAATACAGCCGGACCTCATGCTGCTCGACATCATGCTGCCGAAGCATGACGGAATGGAAGTATGCCGGGAGGTGCGGAAAAAATATGATTTTCCTATTATTATGCTGACCGCAAAAGACTCGGAAATTGATAAAGTGCTAGGGCTTGAGCTTGGAGCTGACGATTATGTCACGAAGCCATTCGGAACGAGAGAATTGATTGCACGCGTAAAGGCAAACTTGCGGCGCCATGCAAAAACTGTGGCAGAAGACCAGGAAGAAGAGACAAACGATATTACCGTGGGTCAATTGGTAATTCAGCCGGATGCGTATTTTGTCCAAAAGCGCGGAGAAACGATTGAATTAACGCATCGCGAATTCGAGCTGCTGTATTATCTCGCAAAACATATCGGCCAGGTCATGACACGGGAGCATTTATTGCAGACTGTGTGGGGCTATGATTATTTCGGTGATGTCCGGACAGTCGATGTCACGATTCGCCGCCTGCGCGAAAAAATTGAAGATACACCAAGCCATCCGAGCTGGATTGTTACCAGACGCGGTGTAGGCTATTACTTGCGCGACCCGGAACAGGAGTAA
- the dnaB gene encoding replicative DNA helicase: MIERTPPHNNEAEQSVIGAIFLEPQALITASEILLPEDFYRIAHKKIFETMLILSDKGQPVDLVTIAEELKVKNELEDVGGISYITELANAVPTAANIVYYANIVEEKSLLRRLIRVATDIVEDGYTREDEVEALLGEAEKKMMEVSNRKNAGDFRHIKDVLVETYDNIELLHTRKGEVTGIPTGFRDLDKITAGFQRNDLIIVAARPSVGKTAFALNVAQNVATKTEENVAIFSLEMGAEQLVMRMLCAEGNIDAQVLRTGNLEADDWRKLTMAMGSLSNAGIFIDDSPGIRINEIRSKCRRLQQEHGLGMIMIDYLQLIMGSGRGSDNRQQEVSEISRSLKALARELKVPVIALSQLSRGVEQRQDKRPMMSDLRESGSIEQDADIVSFLYREDYYDKETEMQNMIEIIIAKQRNGPTGTVTLAFAKEYNKFLNIDWSQHESPPSY, encoded by the coding sequence ATGATCGAGCGCACACCTCCCCATAACAACGAAGCAGAGCAGTCGGTCATCGGGGCAATATTTTTAGAACCGCAGGCATTGATTACTGCATCTGAAATTTTATTGCCCGAAGACTTTTACCGGATTGCGCATAAAAAGATTTTTGAAACTATGCTCATCTTGAGCGATAAAGGACAGCCTGTCGATCTCGTCACAATTGCTGAAGAGCTTAAAGTGAAAAATGAGCTGGAAGACGTCGGCGGTATTTCGTATATTACGGAGCTTGCGAATGCGGTGCCTACTGCTGCAAACATCGTCTATTACGCGAATATCGTAGAGGAAAAGTCATTACTTCGCAGACTGATCCGTGTCGCAACGGATATTGTGGAAGACGGCTATACAAGGGAAGATGAAGTAGAAGCTTTGCTTGGCGAGGCCGAGAAAAAAATGATGGAAGTATCCAACCGGAAAAACGCCGGCGACTTCCGTCATATCAAAGACGTATTGGTGGAGACGTATGACAATATCGAGCTGCTGCATACCCGTAAGGGTGAAGTAACTGGTATTCCGACGGGCTTCCGCGATTTGGATAAAATCACGGCGGGTTTTCAGCGCAACGATTTAATCATCGTGGCGGCCCGTCCGTCTGTCGGTAAGACAGCATTTGCACTGAACGTCGCGCAAAACGTGGCGACGAAGACAGAAGAAAATGTTGCGATTTTCAGTCTTGAGATGGGCGCGGAGCAGCTGGTCATGCGTATGCTGTGTGCAGAGGGCAATATTGACGCGCAAGTGCTTCGTACGGGGAACCTTGAAGCCGATGATTGGCGTAAGCTGACAATGGCTATGGGCTCTTTATCAAATGCCGGCATCTTTATCGATGACAGCCCGGGTATCCGGATCAATGAAATCCGTTCCAAATGCAGACGCCTTCAGCAGGAGCACGGCTTAGGCATGATCATGATTGACTATCTTCAGCTGATTATGGGAAGCGGCCGCGGCAGCGATAACCGCCAGCAGGAAGTATCCGAAATCTCCCGTTCATTGAAGGCGCTGGCACGTGAACTGAAAGTGCCGGTCATCGCACTATCCCAGCTATCCCGCGGAGTCGAGCAGCGGCAGGATAAACGTCCGATGATGTCTGACTTACGGGAATCAGGAAGTATTGAGCAGGATGCCGACATCGTATCTTTCCTTTACCGGGAAGACTACTATGATAAAGAAACTGAAATGCAGAACATGATTGAAATCATTATTGCGAAACAGCGTAACGGCCCGACAGGAACGGTAACTCTGGCTTTCGCCAAGGAATACAATAAATTCCTCAATATCGACTGGAGTCAGCACGAATCGCCGCCGTCGTACTAA
- the rplI gene encoding 50S ribosomal protein L9 has product MKVIFLKDVKGKGKKGEVKEVSTGYAQNFLLKNNIAIEATPGNLSKLEGQKNRQKKDAAAELAEAKEVKEQVEKLTVELHAKSGEDGRLFGSITSKQIGQALEKQHKIKVDRRKMELPEPIRALGFTNVPIKLHPDVTATLKVHVTEE; this is encoded by the coding sequence ATGAAAGTTATTTTCTTGAAGGATGTTAAGGGAAAAGGGAAAAAAGGTGAAGTGAAAGAGGTTTCAACAGGCTATGCACAGAACTTTCTGCTGAAAAACAATATAGCAATTGAAGCAACTCCAGGTAACTTGAGCAAGCTGGAAGGTCAAAAGAACCGCCAGAAGAAAGACGCGGCTGCAGAGCTGGCAGAAGCAAAAGAAGTAAAAGAGCAAGTGGAGAAGCTGACAGTTGAACTGCATGCGAAATCCGGAGAAGATGGCCGTCTGTTCGGTTCTATTACATCAAAACAAATCGGACAAGCTTTAGAGAAACAGCATAAAATCAAAGTTGACCGCCGCAAAATGGAATTACCGGAACCAATCCGCGCACTCGGTTTTACGAATGTGCCGATTAAACTACACCCTGATGTAACAGCTACGCTTAAAGTGCATGTTACAGAAGAATGA